From Microbacterium sp. YJN-G, a single genomic window includes:
- a CDS encoding glycoside hydrolase family 3 N-terminal domain-containing protein, whose protein sequence is MVYDTSQDTPGTNGADVTDAVGVTDAVNAAAKTDAVIPAFPIASERVSALLARMTLEEKAAQLVGYWLDQGGEVVAPMQNEMGAGQASGALAEITRDGIGHYTRVYGTRPVDPAERAAWLWEEQRRLTHETRLGIPALVHEECLTGLAAWKAATFPTPLAWGASFDPELVAEMAGLIGESMRELGIHQGLAPVLDVVRDPRWGRVDECIGEDPYLVGTVGTAYVRGLQQAGVHATLKHFLSYSGSRAGRNHAPVSAGPREVADVFLPPFEMAIRDGGVRSVMNSYTEIDGVPVASDPTLLTGVLRNRLGFDGVVVADYFAVAFLEVMHAVAADRGEAAALALQAGIDVELPSGDAYLAPLVERVRAGLLDEGYVDRAVIRVLTQKEQLGLLEPGVFESEPPAEIDLDTPAHREVARRLAAESLVLLSNDGVLPLAGSAPRIALIGPNADRADALQGCYSFANHVLAHHPGYELGFEIPTVREALADALPDAEIVHLPGCRVEGDDRSGFEAAASAAAGADVAIVVVGDQAGLFGRGTVGEGNDVESLELPGVQRELVEQLVATGTPVVMVLLTGRPYAIDWALDGAGTRPAAVLQAFFPGEAGGTAIAEVLTGAVAPSGRMPVSLPRSSGAQPYSYLHPILGGPSDVTSTDPTPLRPFGFGLSYTTFAYEGLEVSPQASTDGRFTASVVVRNTGGRPATEVVQLYGRDPVASVTRPVAQLLGYARVDLAPGEARRVRFEVPAARFAFSDRDLVRVVEPGEVQVWAASHAEASASASGFDEATGGAISNSKARAARVLPGAATAPATVTLTGGVHAVTAEDERLVAVSFE, encoded by the coding sequence ATGGTCTACGACACGTCACAGGACACCCCGGGTACGAACGGCGCGGACGTCACGGATGCCGTGGGCGTCACGGATGCCGTGAACGCCGCGGCGAAGACGGATGCCGTCATCCCGGCGTTCCCGATCGCCTCGGAGCGCGTCAGCGCGCTGCTGGCACGGATGACGCTGGAGGAGAAGGCCGCGCAGCTGGTCGGGTACTGGCTCGACCAGGGCGGCGAGGTCGTCGCGCCGATGCAGAACGAGATGGGCGCGGGGCAGGCCTCGGGCGCGCTCGCCGAGATCACCCGCGACGGCATCGGCCACTACACCCGGGTGTACGGCACGCGTCCGGTCGACCCGGCCGAGCGGGCCGCCTGGCTCTGGGAGGAGCAGCGCCGGCTCACCCATGAGACGCGGCTGGGCATCCCGGCGCTCGTGCACGAGGAGTGCCTCACCGGTCTCGCGGCCTGGAAGGCCGCGACCTTCCCCACGCCGCTGGCCTGGGGCGCCTCGTTCGACCCGGAGCTTGTCGCCGAGATGGCGGGGCTGATCGGGGAGTCGATGCGCGAGCTCGGCATCCACCAGGGCCTGGCGCCGGTGCTCGACGTCGTGCGCGACCCGCGCTGGGGCCGCGTGGACGAGTGCATCGGCGAGGACCCGTACCTGGTCGGCACCGTCGGCACCGCCTATGTACGGGGTCTGCAGCAGGCGGGCGTGCACGCCACGCTCAAGCACTTCCTCAGCTATTCGGGCTCGCGCGCTGGGCGCAACCACGCGCCGGTGTCGGCGGGACCCCGCGAGGTCGCCGACGTGTTCCTGCCGCCGTTCGAGATGGCCATCCGCGACGGCGGCGTACGCAGCGTGATGAACAGCTACACCGAGATCGACGGCGTGCCGGTGGCATCCGATCCCACACTGCTCACCGGGGTGCTGCGCAACCGGCTCGGGTTCGACGGCGTGGTCGTCGCCGACTACTTCGCCGTCGCGTTCCTCGAGGTCATGCACGCTGTCGCCGCCGACCGCGGCGAGGCGGCGGCGCTCGCGCTGCAGGCCGGCATCGATGTCGAGCTGCCCTCGGGCGACGCCTACCTCGCCCCGCTCGTGGAGCGGGTGCGCGCAGGGCTGCTCGATGAGGGGTACGTCGATCGTGCGGTGATCCGCGTGCTCACGCAGAAGGAGCAGCTCGGTCTGCTCGAGCCCGGCGTCTTCGAATCCGAGCCGCCGGCCGAGATCGACCTCGACACCCCGGCGCACCGCGAGGTCGCGCGACGGCTCGCGGCGGAATCGCTCGTGCTGCTGTCGAACGACGGGGTGCTGCCGCTGGCCGGCAGCGCGCCGCGGATCGCGCTGATCGGCCCGAACGCCGACCGCGCCGACGCGCTGCAGGGCTGCTACTCCTTCGCGAACCACGTGCTCGCCCACCACCCCGGCTACGAGCTCGGCTTCGAGATCCCCACCGTCCGTGAGGCGCTCGCCGACGCGCTGCCGGATGCCGAGATCGTGCACCTGCCCGGATGCCGGGTCGAGGGCGATGATCGCAGCGGCTTCGAGGCTGCGGCCTCGGCCGCAGCCGGTGCCGACGTCGCGATCGTCGTGGTCGGCGACCAGGCCGGGCTGTTCGGCCGCGGCACGGTCGGCGAGGGCAACGACGTGGAGTCGCTGGAGCTGCCGGGTGTGCAGCGCGAACTCGTCGAGCAGCTCGTCGCCACCGGCACCCCGGTGGTCATGGTGCTGCTGACCGGGCGGCCCTACGCGATCGACTGGGCGCTCGACGGCGCGGGCACGCGCCCGGCTGCGGTGCTGCAGGCGTTCTTCCCCGGCGAGGCCGGCGGCACGGCGATCGCCGAGGTGCTCACCGGTGCGGTGGCCCCTTCGGGGCGGATGCCGGTGAGCCTGCCTCGCTCGTCCGGTGCGCAGCCCTACAGCTACCTGCATCCGATCCTCGGCGGACCGTCCGACGTCACCTCGACCGACCCGACCCCGCTGCGCCCGTTCGGATTCGGCCTGTCGTACACGACCTTCGCGTACGAGGGCCTCGAGGTCTCGCCGCAGGCGAGCACGGATGGGCGCTTCACGGCATCCGTCGTCGTCCGCAACACCGGGGGACGCCCGGCGACCGAGGTCGTGCAGCTGTACGGCCGCGACCCCGTCGCGTCGGTGACGCGGCCCGTCGCCCAGCTGCTCGGCTATGCCCGCGTCGACCTCGCCCCCGGTGAGGCAAGGCGCGTGCGTTTCGAGGTGCCCGCCGCCCGGTTCGCGTTCAGCGACCGCGACCTGGTGCGCGTCGTCGAGCCCGGTGAGGTGCAGGTGTGGGCGGCGTCGCACGCCGAGGCCTCGGCATCCGCCTCGGGCTTCGACGAGGCGACCGGCGGGGCGATCTCGAACTCGAAGGCGCGCGCCGCGCGCGTGCTGCCCGGCGCCGCCACCGCGCCCGCCACGGTGACGCTCACCGGCGGCGTGCACGCGGTGACCGCGGAGGACGAACGACTCGTCGCCGTGTCGTTCGAGTGA
- a CDS encoding carbohydrate ABC transporter permease, giving the protein MQPLGSGGLRRSPKVRWGSPAVYLVAIVLITICITPVLYIIIGGFRTNSQITNDPSGFPTPWQLANYGDVLASSEFWVAMLNSTIAAVGTTLGAVLLGVMASYVLARYDFGGRAVMYSLFAAGLMFPITVAITPLYILVRNLGLVNSLAGIILPQIAFALPTTIIILVPFLRAIPRELEEAASIDGASRLGFFWRMVVPLSLPGVITVGILAFVGSWNGYMLPLFILNDQALFTLPLGVQNFASQYSVDTARVLAYTSLSMLPALIFFSLFERRIVGGLTGAVKG; this is encoded by the coding sequence TGGGGCAGCCCCGCGGTCTACCTCGTCGCCATCGTGCTCATCACGATCTGCATCACCCCGGTGCTGTACATCATCATCGGCGGGTTCCGCACGAACTCGCAGATCACCAACGATCCCTCGGGCTTCCCGACGCCCTGGCAGCTCGCCAACTACGGCGACGTGCTGGCCAGCTCGGAGTTCTGGGTCGCGATGCTCAACTCGACCATCGCCGCCGTCGGCACGACCCTCGGCGCCGTGCTGCTGGGCGTGATGGCCAGCTACGTGCTGGCCCGGTACGACTTCGGCGGGCGCGCGGTGATGTACTCGCTGTTCGCGGCCGGCCTGATGTTCCCGATCACGGTGGCGATCACACCGCTGTACATCCTGGTCCGCAACCTCGGGCTGGTGAACAGCCTGGCCGGCATCATCCTGCCGCAGATCGCCTTCGCGCTGCCCACGACGATCATCATCCTCGTGCCGTTCCTGCGGGCCATCCCCCGTGAGCTCGAAGAGGCGGCCTCGATCGACGGCGCCTCGCGCCTGGGCTTCTTCTGGCGCATGGTGGTGCCGCTGAGTCTGCCGGGTGTCATCACCGTCGGCATCCTGGCCTTCGTCGGATCGTGGAACGGCTACATGCTGCCGCTGTTCATCCTCAACGACCAGGCGCTGTTCACCCTGCCGCTGGGCGTGCAGAACTTCGCGTCGCAGTACTCGGTCGACACCGCACGTGTGCTGGCGTACACGTCGCTGTCGATGCTGCCCGCACTCATCTTCTTCAGCCTCTTCGAGCGCCGCATCGTGGGTGGCCTGACCGGTGCGGTGAAGGGCTGA
- a CDS encoding aldose 1-epimerase family protein, producing the protein MTEHTTPRSGRQLRIVSGGYEAVIASIGATLRVLRHEGRDLVVPFEADEVRPAHRGATLAPWPNRIVDGRYAFGGVERQLPLTEPTRGHALHGLLSWAEFSDRVVEDDRVVLVAVIEPSLGYPFRVEVETEYRLDADGLEQTVTARNLGSDAAPWGTGPHPYLVAGPATPGDVSVDDADAGPVDAWTLTLPASEVLTVTEDRLSPVAVHGVEQHPEWDFREPRRIGDVFIDHAFTDLDRRDGVAEVRLVTDSGQGVAMTWDERCPWVQVHTADQPGQHAIHRLGLAVEPMTCPPDAFNSGVDLVTLAPGAEHAASWRIRAL; encoded by the coding sequence ATGACCGAACACACCACCCCCCGCTCCGGACGCCAGCTGCGGATCGTGAGCGGCGGCTACGAGGCCGTCATCGCGAGCATCGGCGCCACGCTGCGTGTGCTGCGGCACGAGGGCCGCGACCTGGTCGTGCCCTTCGAGGCCGACGAGGTGCGCCCCGCCCACCGCGGCGCGACCCTGGCGCCCTGGCCGAACCGCATCGTCGACGGCCGCTACGCGTTCGGCGGCGTCGAGCGGCAACTGCCGCTGACCGAGCCCACTCGCGGGCACGCCCTGCACGGGCTGCTGTCGTGGGCCGAGTTCTCCGACCGCGTCGTCGAGGACGACCGCGTCGTGCTGGTCGCGGTCATCGAGCCGAGCCTGGGCTACCCGTTCCGCGTCGAGGTCGAGACCGAGTACCGCCTCGACGCCGACGGTCTCGAGCAGACCGTCACCGCCCGCAACCTGGGGTCGGATGCCGCCCCCTGGGGCACCGGCCCGCACCCCTACCTCGTGGCAGGGCCCGCGACGCCGGGCGACGTGTCGGTGGACGATGCCGACGCGGGCCCGGTCGACGCGTGGACCCTGACCCTGCCGGCATCCGAGGTGCTCACCGTCACCGAAGACCGGCTCAGCCCGGTCGCGGTGCACGGTGTGGAGCAGCATCCGGAGTGGGACTTCCGCGAACCGCGCCGTATCGGCGACGTCTTCATCGACCACGCATTCACCGACCTCGACCGCCGTGACGGCGTCGCCGAGGTGCGCCTGGTGACCGACTCGGGCCAGGGCGTGGCCATGACCTGGGACGAGCGGTGCCCGTGGGTGCAGGTGCACACCGCCGACCAGCCCGGGCAGCACGCCATCCACCGGCTCGGCCTCGCCGTCGAGCCGATGACCTGCCCGCCCGACGCCTTCAACTCCGGGGTCGACCTCGTCACCCTCGCACCGGGCGCCGAGCACGCGGCATCCTGGCGCATCCGCGCCCTGTGA
- a CDS encoding ROK family transcriptional regulator, whose translation MNERATTVEGVRRTNLAEVLRLVHHGGPRSRAVITAETGLNRSTVSDLVSRLVEAGLVREQEPDPTRRVGRPSPIVVPSADVVAIGVNPEIDAIEIGAVSLGGAVRVRERIEADSPDVAQVVETVARTIAAWREGALSGCRIVGVGVAVPGLVRTDDGLVRLAPHLDWRDADIAGPLSEALGLPVVVGNDASYGARAERLFGVAREHEDVVYLNGGASGIGGGLILHGELIGGAGGYAGEWGQTAASITDAADRRADGGVLEDEVNRARLVRATGLTAPDEAALEQALAAPDDAAVADEAGRQRRILAATLGNAVNVLNPSMIVLGGFLGSLRDIDREGFDAEVRARALAASAEGLELASAALAADRLLIGAADAAMERLLADPLA comes from the coding sequence ATGAACGAACGCGCCACGACGGTGGAGGGGGTGAGGCGCACCAACCTCGCGGAGGTGCTGCGCCTCGTGCATCACGGCGGGCCGCGTTCGCGGGCGGTGATCACCGCCGAGACGGGGCTGAACCGCTCGACGGTCTCGGACCTGGTGTCGCGGCTCGTCGAGGCGGGGCTCGTCCGTGAGCAGGAGCCCGACCCGACCCGCAGGGTCGGCCGCCCCTCGCCGATCGTCGTGCCCAGTGCGGATGTCGTCGCCATCGGCGTGAACCCCGAGATCGACGCGATCGAGATCGGTGCCGTGTCGCTGGGCGGTGCGGTGCGGGTCCGCGAGCGGATCGAAGCCGACAGCCCCGACGTCGCGCAGGTCGTCGAGACCGTCGCGCGCACCATCGCAGCATGGCGCGAGGGTGCGCTGAGCGGATGCCGCATCGTCGGCGTCGGCGTCGCCGTACCAGGCCTCGTCCGGACGGACGACGGGCTGGTGCGCCTCGCACCGCACCTGGACTGGCGGGATGCCGACATCGCCGGCCCCCTGAGCGAGGCGCTGGGACTTCCGGTGGTCGTCGGCAACGACGCCTCGTACGGCGCCAGGGCCGAGCGGCTGTTCGGCGTCGCCCGCGAGCACGAGGACGTCGTCTACCTCAACGGCGGCGCCAGCGGCATCGGCGGCGGGCTGATCCTGCACGGCGAGCTGATCGGCGGTGCAGGCGGGTACGCCGGCGAGTGGGGCCAGACGGCCGCGAGCATCACGGATGCCGCCGACCGCCGGGCCGACGGGGGAGTGCTCGAGGACGAGGTCAACCGTGCCCGCCTCGTGCGCGCCACCGGGCTCACCGCACCCGACGAGGCGGCTCTGGAGCAGGCGCTCGCCGCCCCCGACGACGCCGCCGTCGCCGATGAGGCCGGCCGGCAGCGCCGCATCCTCGCCGCCACCCTCGGCAACGCCGTCAACGTGCTGAACCCGTCGATGATCGTGCTCGGCGGGTTCCTGGGGAGCCTGCGCGACATCGACCGCGAGGGGTTCGACGCCGAGGTGCGCGCGCGGGCGCTCGCAGCCTCGGCAGAGGGCCTCGAACTGGCCTCGGCGGCGCTGGCCGCCGACCGGCTGCTCATCGGCGCCGCGGATGCCGCGATGGAGCGCCTGCTCGCCGACCCCCTCGCCTGA
- a CDS encoding choice-of-anchor I family protein: protein MTRILARRAALATVATCALLSPLAAAPAYAGIVAAPVAVAASDAAIALTPIGSYETGIFDASAAEIVTFHGERMFVVNAQAGDVEVLDFSDPGSIAKVASISVDGIANSVAVRADGLGVIAVESPVKTDPGHLAFFDAGDPGAGVIGTVQVGALPDMVTITSDGKYALVADEGEPSDDFTIDPEGSVSIVRLDRKLRAPKQQHVKTADFHAFEDDLPEGVRVFGPTPHGDDRPVSRNLEPEYIAVIGDLAYVALQEANAVAVVHIPSAKAREILPLGLKDFGVTALDPSDRDGDYALRTYPGLFGVYMPDGIASYEAGGRSYFVTANEGDAREWGEYAESVRVKNLAKDGYGAVDPESPLAAYLGDADLGRLNVSIEGGFNAETGYYEELHGFGGRSFSIWTTEGEQVFDSGSDFERITAEANGEFLNSNHSEANLEGRSDDKGPEPENLVLGEVDGRTYAFIGLERVGGIMVYDITDPARASFAGYVNNRDFSVSVEDGGALADAGDLGAEGLAFLPADASPTGTPMTAVANEVSGTTTLVEVTAR from the coding sequence ATGACTCGCATTCTCGCTCGCCGCGCCGCGCTCGCCACCGTCGCGACCTGCGCGCTGCTCTCCCCGCTCGCAGCCGCGCCCGCCTATGCCGGCATCGTGGCGGCACCTGTCGCCGTCGCGGCATCCGATGCCGCCATCGCGCTCACGCCGATCGGCAGCTACGAGACGGGGATCTTCGACGCCTCGGCCGCCGAGATCGTGACGTTCCACGGCGAGCGCATGTTCGTCGTCAACGCGCAGGCCGGCGACGTCGAGGTGCTCGACTTCTCCGACCCCGGGAGCATCGCGAAGGTCGCCTCGATCAGCGTGGACGGGATCGCCAACTCGGTCGCCGTGCGCGCCGACGGCCTCGGGGTGATCGCCGTCGAGAGCCCGGTCAAGACCGACCCCGGACACCTCGCGTTCTTCGACGCCGGCGACCCCGGGGCGGGCGTCATCGGCACGGTGCAGGTCGGCGCACTGCCCGACATGGTCACGATCACCTCCGACGGCAAGTACGCGCTGGTCGCGGACGAGGGTGAGCCGAGCGACGACTTCACGATCGACCCCGAGGGCTCGGTCTCGATCGTCCGCCTCGACCGCAAGCTGCGCGCCCCGAAGCAGCAGCACGTCAAGACGGCCGACTTCCACGCCTTCGAGGACGACCTGCCCGAGGGTGTTCGCGTCTTCGGGCCGACCCCGCACGGCGACGACCGCCCGGTTTCGCGCAACCTCGAGCCCGAGTACATCGCCGTCATCGGCGACCTCGCCTACGTCGCCCTTCAGGAGGCGAACGCCGTCGCCGTCGTGCACATCCCCTCGGCGAAGGCGCGCGAGATCCTGCCGCTGGGCCTGAAGGACTTCGGCGTCACCGCGCTGGACCCGAGCGACCGCGACGGCGACTACGCGCTGCGCACCTACCCGGGCCTGTTCGGTGTGTACATGCCCGACGGGATCGCCTCGTACGAGGCCGGCGGCCGCTCGTATTTCGTCACGGCGAACGAGGGCGACGCCCGCGAGTGGGGCGAGTACGCCGAGTCGGTGCGGGTGAAGAACCTGGCGAAGGACGGCTACGGCGCGGTGGATCCCGAGAGCCCGCTCGCCGCGTACCTCGGGGATGCAGACCTCGGCCGGCTGAACGTGAGCATCGAGGGCGGCTTCAACGCCGAGACCGGGTACTACGAAGAACTGCACGGCTTCGGCGGACGGTCGTTCTCGATCTGGACCACGGAGGGCGAGCAGGTCTTCGACTCCGGCTCGGACTTCGAGCGCATCACCGCAGAGGCGAACGGCGAGTTCCTCAACTCGAACCACAGCGAGGCGAACCTCGAGGGCCGCAGCGACGACAAGGGCCCCGAGCCCGAGAACCTCGTGCTCGGCGAGGTCGACGGCCGCACCTACGCGTTCATCGGCCTGGAGCGCGTGGGCGGCATCATGGTCTACGACATCACCGACCCGGCCCGCGCATCGTTCGCGGGCTACGTGAACAACCGCGACTTCTCGGTCTCCGTCGAGGACGGCGGGGCGCTGGCGGATGCCGGTGACCTGGGCGCCGAGGGGCTGGCGTTCCTGCCCGCCGACGCCTCGCCGACGGGCACGCCGATGACCGCGGTCGCCAACGAGGTCTCGGGCACCACGACCCTCGTCGAGGTCACCGCCCGCTGA